The proteins below are encoded in one region of Mycobacterium sp. 3519A:
- a CDS encoding acyl carrier protein, whose product MNADRRSILRWLTAQLASYLEVSTTAIDPMVPLAEMGVDSVHAVSLVGDVEAHFDIDVDPTMIFDYPTLAHIAEFIDAAVAEQQEAVA is encoded by the coding sequence ATGAACGCCGACCGCCGCTCGATCCTGCGCTGGCTCACCGCGCAGCTCGCGTCCTATCTCGAGGTGTCAACCACCGCGATCGATCCGATGGTGCCGCTCGCCGAGATGGGCGTCGACTCGGTGCACGCGGTCAGCCTCGTCGGGGATGTGGAAGCACACTTCGACATCGACGTCGACCCGACGATGATCTTCGACTACCCGACGCTGGCTCACATCGCCGAGTTCATCGACGCCGCCGTCGCCGAGCAGCAGGAGGCGGTGGCGTAA